From a region of the Arachis ipaensis cultivar K30076 chromosome B09, Araip1.1, whole genome shotgun sequence genome:
- the LOC107617291 gene encoding dihydrolipoyllysine-residue acetyltransferase component 1 of pyruvate dehydrogenase complex, mitochondrial isoform X5 has protein sequence MALSLSRLRHPLISRSLRLLSSSSSVSRSLSRTSKSGIFSVGCDEHQRLTSLSRLTGVCDNSLKPKWFGIRYFSSADSSHIVIGMPALSPTMTQGNIAKWRKKEGDKIEVGDILCEIETDKATLEFESLEEGFLAKILVPDGSKDVPVGQPIAITVEDAGDIEAVKNSSGSRSASKNEQTTKHDTKTEVKPQKTSSKRISPAAKLLISEYGLDASTINASGPHGTLLKGDVLSAIKSGKLTPKPYSAKEKASPSQSHQQSAASPESKSASASKQSDAYEDLPNSQIRKVIAKRLLESKQNTPHLYLSSDVTLDPLLSLRKDLKEQYDVKVSVNDIIIKVVAAALRNVPEANAYWDAEKGEVVLCDSVDISIAVATEKGLMTPIIRNADHKTISAISSEVKELAAKARDGKLKPQEFQGGTFSISNLGMYPVDKFCAIINPPQACILAVGRGNKVVEPIIGSDGIEKPAVVNKLNLTLSADHRVFDGKVGGAFLSALKSNFSDIRRLLL, from the exons aTGGCTCTTTCACTGTCGCGGCTTCGTCACCCTCTCATCTCTCGCTCCCTTCGCCTcctttcctcttcctcttccgtTTCCAGATCCCTCTCTCG AACTTCTAAGTCAGGGATTTTCTCTGTGGGTTGTGATGAGCATCAAAG GCTTACATCTTTGTCTAGGCTTACAGGAGTCTGTGATAATTCTTTAAAGCCAAAG TGGTTTGGTATCAGATACTTCTCATCTGCAG ACTCATCACACATAGTCATTGGGATGCCTGCTTTATCTCCTACAATG ACCCAAGGTAACATTGCAAAatggagaaagaaagaaggagataaG ATAGAAGTTGGTGATATACTATGTGAAATTGAAACCGACAAGGCTACACTTGAATTTGAAAGTCTTGAAGAGGG ATTTCTTGCTAAGATATTGGTACCTGATGGTTCAAAGGATGTGCCAGTTGGACAACCAATTGCAATAACA GTTGAAGATGCAGGTGATATTGAAGCTGTAAAGAATTCTAGTGGTAGCAGATCTGCAAGCAAAAATGAGCAGACCACCAAACATGATACTAAAACTGAGGTGAAACCACAGAAAACTAGTTCAAAAAGAATTAGCCCAGCTGCAAAGTTGCTAATTTCGGAATATGGATTGGATGCATCGACAATAAATGCCTCTGGTCCACATGGCACTTTACTGAAAGGGGATGTTCTGTCTGCAATTAAATCAGGAAAATTGACTCCAAAACCTTATTCAGCTAAAGAGAAGGCATCACCATCTCAAAGTCATCAACAATCTGCAGCATCACCAGAGTCAAAGTCTGCTTCTGCCTCAAAGCAGTCAGATGCATATGAAGATCTTCCCAATAGTCAAATTCGCAAG GTTATTGCAAAGAGGTTGTTGGAATCAAAACAAAACACACCACACTTGTATTTATCATCAG ATGTTACTTTGGATCCTCTTCTCTCCCTTAGAAAAGATCTTAAAG AGCAGTATGATGTTAAAGTTTCGGTGAATGACATTATTATCAAAGTTGTAGCAGCTGCTCTCAGAAATGTCCCAGAAGCAAATG CATACTGGGATGCTGAAAAGGGTGAAGTTGTTTTATGTGATTCTGTTGACATATCTATAGCGGTTGCCACTGAGAAG GGCTTGATGACTCCAATAATAAGAAATGCTGATCATAAGACAATATCTGCCATCTCGTCTGAG GTCAAGGAACTAGCAGCAAAGGCACGTGATGGCAAGTTGAAGCCACAAGAATTCCAAGGGGGTACTTTTAG CATTTCAAACTTAGGAATGTATCCTGTGGATAAATTCTGTGCTATTATAAACCCCCCACAG GCTTGCATTCTTGCTGTAGGGAGGGGCAACAAAGTTGTGGAACCAATAATTGGATCTGATG GAATTGAGAAGCCAGCAGTCGTCAATAAGTTGAACTTAACATTATCGGCTGATCATCGTGTTTTCGATGGCAAAGTTGGAG GTGCATTTCTCTCTGCTTTGAAATCAAACTTCAGTGATATAAGAAGGCTTCTTTTATAA
- the LOC107617291 gene encoding dihydrolipoyllysine-residue acetyltransferase component 1 of pyruvate dehydrogenase complex, mitochondrial isoform X3 — MALSLSRLRHPLISRSLRLLSSSSSVSRSLSRLTSLSRLTGVCDNSLKPKWFGIRYFSSADSSHIVIGMPALSPTMTQGNIAKWRKKEGDKIEVGDILCEIETDKATLEFESLEEGFLAKILVPDGSKDVPVGQPIAITVEDQDDIKNVPASVGSGTEVKEKKPIHQDDSDEERKSEPTSTHINASELPPHILLEMPALSPTMNQGNIAKWRKKEGDKIEVGDILCEIETDKATLEYESMEEGYLAKILAPEGSKEVAVGQPIAITVEDAGDIEAVKNSSGSRSASKNEQTTKHDTKTEVKPQKTSSKRISPAAKLLISEYGLDASTINASGPHGTLLKGDVLSAIKSGKLTPKPYSAKEKASPSQSHQQSAASPESKSASASKQSDAYEDLPNSQIRKVIAKRLLESKQNTPHLYLSSDVTLDPLLSLRKDLKEQYDVKVSVNDIIIKVVAAALRNVPEANAYWDAEKGEVVLCDSVDISIAVATEKGLMTPIIRNADHKTISAISSEVKELAAKARDGKLKPQEFQGGTFSISNLGMYPVDKFCAIINPPQACILAVGRGNKVVEPIIGSDGIEKPAVVNKLNLTLSADHRVFDGKVGGAFLSALKSNFSDIRRLLL, encoded by the exons aTGGCTCTTTCACTGTCGCGGCTTCGTCACCCTCTCATCTCTCGCTCCCTTCGCCTcctttcctcttcctcttccgtTTCCAGATCCCTCTCTCG GCTTACATCTTTGTCTAGGCTTACAGGAGTCTGTGATAATTCTTTAAAGCCAAAG TGGTTTGGTATCAGATACTTCTCATCTGCAG ACTCATCACACATAGTCATTGGGATGCCTGCTTTATCTCCTACAATG ACCCAAGGTAACATTGCAAAatggagaaagaaagaaggagataaG ATAGAAGTTGGTGATATACTATGTGAAATTGAAACCGACAAGGCTACACTTGAATTTGAAAGTCTTGAAGAGGG ATTTCTTGCTAAGATATTGGTACCTGATGGTTCAAAGGATGTGCCAGTTGGACAACCAATTGCAATAACA GTTGAGGATCAAGATGATATTAAAAATGTCCCTGCTTCTGTGGGAAGTGGGACTGAGGTTAAAGAGAAGAAACCAATACATCAGGATGACTCGGATGAGGAAAGGAAATCAGAACCAACATCCACTCACATTAATGCATCAGAACTTCCACCTCATATCCTTCTTGAAATGCCGGCTTTGTCCCCAACAATG AACCAAGGGAACATTGCTAAATGGAGGAAAAAAGAAGGCGACAAG ATTGAAGTGGGTGACATATTATGTGAGATAGAGACAGACAAAGCTACCCTTGAATATGAAAGTATGGAGGAAGG ATACTTGGCTAAGATACTTGCACCAGAAGGTTCAAAAGAAGTGGCAGTTGGACAACCTATTGCAATAACA GTTGAAGATGCAGGTGATATTGAAGCTGTAAAGAATTCTAGTGGTAGCAGATCTGCAAGCAAAAATGAGCAGACCACCAAACATGATACTAAAACTGAGGTGAAACCACAGAAAACTAGTTCAAAAAGAATTAGCCCAGCTGCAAAGTTGCTAATTTCGGAATATGGATTGGATGCATCGACAATAAATGCCTCTGGTCCACATGGCACTTTACTGAAAGGGGATGTTCTGTCTGCAATTAAATCAGGAAAATTGACTCCAAAACCTTATTCAGCTAAAGAGAAGGCATCACCATCTCAAAGTCATCAACAATCTGCAGCATCACCAGAGTCAAAGTCTGCTTCTGCCTCAAAGCAGTCAGATGCATATGAAGATCTTCCCAATAGTCAAATTCGCAAG GTTATTGCAAAGAGGTTGTTGGAATCAAAACAAAACACACCACACTTGTATTTATCATCAG ATGTTACTTTGGATCCTCTTCTCTCCCTTAGAAAAGATCTTAAAG AGCAGTATGATGTTAAAGTTTCGGTGAATGACATTATTATCAAAGTTGTAGCAGCTGCTCTCAGAAATGTCCCAGAAGCAAATG CATACTGGGATGCTGAAAAGGGTGAAGTTGTTTTATGTGATTCTGTTGACATATCTATAGCGGTTGCCACTGAGAAG GGCTTGATGACTCCAATAATAAGAAATGCTGATCATAAGACAATATCTGCCATCTCGTCTGAG GTCAAGGAACTAGCAGCAAAGGCACGTGATGGCAAGTTGAAGCCACAAGAATTCCAAGGGGGTACTTTTAG CATTTCAAACTTAGGAATGTATCCTGTGGATAAATTCTGTGCTATTATAAACCCCCCACAG GCTTGCATTCTTGCTGTAGGGAGGGGCAACAAAGTTGTGGAACCAATAATTGGATCTGATG GAATTGAGAAGCCAGCAGTCGTCAATAAGTTGAACTTAACATTATCGGCTGATCATCGTGTTTTCGATGGCAAAGTTGGAG GTGCATTTCTCTCTGCTTTGAAATCAAACTTCAGTGATATAAGAAGGCTTCTTTTATAA
- the LOC107617291 gene encoding dihydrolipoyllysine-residue acetyltransferase component 1 of pyruvate dehydrogenase complex, mitochondrial isoform X1, with product MALSLSRLRHPLISRSLRLLSSSSSVSRSLSRTSKSGIFSVGCDEHQRLTSLSRLTGVCDNSLKPKWFGIRYFSSADSSHIVIGMPALSPTMTQGNIAKWRKKEGDKIEVGDILCEIETDKATLEFESLEEGFLAKILVPDGSKDVPVGQPIAITVEDQDDIKNVPASVGSGTEVKEKKPIHQDDSDEERKSEPTSTHINASELPPHILLEMPALSPTMNQGNIAKWRKKEGDKIEVGDILCEIETDKATLEYESMEEGYLAKILAPEGSKEVAVGQPIAITVEDAGDIEAVKNSSGSRSASKNEQTTKHDTKTEVKPQKTSSKRISPAAKLLISEYGLDASTINASGPHGTLLKGDVLSAIKSGKLTPKPYSAKEKASPSQSHQQSAASPESKSASASKQSDAYEDLPNSQIRKVIAKRLLESKQNTPHLYLSSDVTLDPLLSLRKDLKEQYDVKVSVNDIIIKVVAAALRNVPEANAYWDAEKGEVVLCDSVDISIAVATEKGLMTPIIRNADHKTISAISSEVKELAAKARDGKLKPQEFQGGTFSISNLGMYPVDKFCAIINPPQACILAVGRGNKVVEPIIGSDGIEKPAVVNKLNLTLSADHRVFDGKVGGAFLSALKSNFSDIRRLLL from the exons aTGGCTCTTTCACTGTCGCGGCTTCGTCACCCTCTCATCTCTCGCTCCCTTCGCCTcctttcctcttcctcttccgtTTCCAGATCCCTCTCTCG AACTTCTAAGTCAGGGATTTTCTCTGTGGGTTGTGATGAGCATCAAAG GCTTACATCTTTGTCTAGGCTTACAGGAGTCTGTGATAATTCTTTAAAGCCAAAG TGGTTTGGTATCAGATACTTCTCATCTGCAG ACTCATCACACATAGTCATTGGGATGCCTGCTTTATCTCCTACAATG ACCCAAGGTAACATTGCAAAatggagaaagaaagaaggagataaG ATAGAAGTTGGTGATATACTATGTGAAATTGAAACCGACAAGGCTACACTTGAATTTGAAAGTCTTGAAGAGGG ATTTCTTGCTAAGATATTGGTACCTGATGGTTCAAAGGATGTGCCAGTTGGACAACCAATTGCAATAACA GTTGAGGATCAAGATGATATTAAAAATGTCCCTGCTTCTGTGGGAAGTGGGACTGAGGTTAAAGAGAAGAAACCAATACATCAGGATGACTCGGATGAGGAAAGGAAATCAGAACCAACATCCACTCACATTAATGCATCAGAACTTCCACCTCATATCCTTCTTGAAATGCCGGCTTTGTCCCCAACAATG AACCAAGGGAACATTGCTAAATGGAGGAAAAAAGAAGGCGACAAG ATTGAAGTGGGTGACATATTATGTGAGATAGAGACAGACAAAGCTACCCTTGAATATGAAAGTATGGAGGAAGG ATACTTGGCTAAGATACTTGCACCAGAAGGTTCAAAAGAAGTGGCAGTTGGACAACCTATTGCAATAACA GTTGAAGATGCAGGTGATATTGAAGCTGTAAAGAATTCTAGTGGTAGCAGATCTGCAAGCAAAAATGAGCAGACCACCAAACATGATACTAAAACTGAGGTGAAACCACAGAAAACTAGTTCAAAAAGAATTAGCCCAGCTGCAAAGTTGCTAATTTCGGAATATGGATTGGATGCATCGACAATAAATGCCTCTGGTCCACATGGCACTTTACTGAAAGGGGATGTTCTGTCTGCAATTAAATCAGGAAAATTGACTCCAAAACCTTATTCAGCTAAAGAGAAGGCATCACCATCTCAAAGTCATCAACAATCTGCAGCATCACCAGAGTCAAAGTCTGCTTCTGCCTCAAAGCAGTCAGATGCATATGAAGATCTTCCCAATAGTCAAATTCGCAAG GTTATTGCAAAGAGGTTGTTGGAATCAAAACAAAACACACCACACTTGTATTTATCATCAG ATGTTACTTTGGATCCTCTTCTCTCCCTTAGAAAAGATCTTAAAG AGCAGTATGATGTTAAAGTTTCGGTGAATGACATTATTATCAAAGTTGTAGCAGCTGCTCTCAGAAATGTCCCAGAAGCAAATG CATACTGGGATGCTGAAAAGGGTGAAGTTGTTTTATGTGATTCTGTTGACATATCTATAGCGGTTGCCACTGAGAAG GGCTTGATGACTCCAATAATAAGAAATGCTGATCATAAGACAATATCTGCCATCTCGTCTGAG GTCAAGGAACTAGCAGCAAAGGCACGTGATGGCAAGTTGAAGCCACAAGAATTCCAAGGGGGTACTTTTAG CATTTCAAACTTAGGAATGTATCCTGTGGATAAATTCTGTGCTATTATAAACCCCCCACAG GCTTGCATTCTTGCTGTAGGGAGGGGCAACAAAGTTGTGGAACCAATAATTGGATCTGATG GAATTGAGAAGCCAGCAGTCGTCAATAAGTTGAACTTAACATTATCGGCTGATCATCGTGTTTTCGATGGCAAAGTTGGAG GTGCATTTCTCTCTGCTTTGAAATCAAACTTCAGTGATATAAGAAGGCTTCTTTTATAA
- the LOC107617291 gene encoding dihydrolipoyllysine-residue acetyltransferase component 1 of pyruvate dehydrogenase complex, mitochondrial isoform X4 — translation MALSLSRLRHPLISRSLRLLSSSSSVSRSLSRTSKSGIFSVGCDEHQRLTSLSRLTGVCDNSLKPKWFGIRYFSSADSSHIVIGMPALSPTMTQGNIAKWRKKEGDKIEVGDILCEIETDKATLEFESLEEGFLAKILVPDGSKDVPVGQPIAITIEVGDILCEIETDKATLEYESMEEGYLAKILAPEGSKEVAVGQPIAITVEDAGDIEAVKNSSGSRSASKNEQTTKHDTKTEVKPQKTSSKRISPAAKLLISEYGLDASTINASGPHGTLLKGDVLSAIKSGKLTPKPYSAKEKASPSQSHQQSAASPESKSASASKQSDAYEDLPNSQIRKVIAKRLLESKQNTPHLYLSSDVTLDPLLSLRKDLKEQYDVKVSVNDIIIKVVAAALRNVPEANAYWDAEKGEVVLCDSVDISIAVATEKGLMTPIIRNADHKTISAISSEVKELAAKARDGKLKPQEFQGGTFSISNLGMYPVDKFCAIINPPQACILAVGRGNKVVEPIIGSDGIEKPAVVNKLNLTLSADHRVFDGKVGGAFLSALKSNFSDIRRLLL, via the exons aTGGCTCTTTCACTGTCGCGGCTTCGTCACCCTCTCATCTCTCGCTCCCTTCGCCTcctttcctcttcctcttccgtTTCCAGATCCCTCTCTCG AACTTCTAAGTCAGGGATTTTCTCTGTGGGTTGTGATGAGCATCAAAG GCTTACATCTTTGTCTAGGCTTACAGGAGTCTGTGATAATTCTTTAAAGCCAAAG TGGTTTGGTATCAGATACTTCTCATCTGCAG ACTCATCACACATAGTCATTGGGATGCCTGCTTTATCTCCTACAATG ACCCAAGGTAACATTGCAAAatggagaaagaaagaaggagataaG ATAGAAGTTGGTGATATACTATGTGAAATTGAAACCGACAAGGCTACACTTGAATTTGAAAGTCTTGAAGAGGG ATTTCTTGCTAAGATATTGGTACCTGATGGTTCAAAGGATGTGCCAGTTGGACAACCAATTGCAATAACA ATTGAAGTGGGTGACATATTATGTGAGATAGAGACAGACAAAGCTACCCTTGAATATGAAAGTATGGAGGAAGG ATACTTGGCTAAGATACTTGCACCAGAAGGTTCAAAAGAAGTGGCAGTTGGACAACCTATTGCAATAACA GTTGAAGATGCAGGTGATATTGAAGCTGTAAAGAATTCTAGTGGTAGCAGATCTGCAAGCAAAAATGAGCAGACCACCAAACATGATACTAAAACTGAGGTGAAACCACAGAAAACTAGTTCAAAAAGAATTAGCCCAGCTGCAAAGTTGCTAATTTCGGAATATGGATTGGATGCATCGACAATAAATGCCTCTGGTCCACATGGCACTTTACTGAAAGGGGATGTTCTGTCTGCAATTAAATCAGGAAAATTGACTCCAAAACCTTATTCAGCTAAAGAGAAGGCATCACCATCTCAAAGTCATCAACAATCTGCAGCATCACCAGAGTCAAAGTCTGCTTCTGCCTCAAAGCAGTCAGATGCATATGAAGATCTTCCCAATAGTCAAATTCGCAAG GTTATTGCAAAGAGGTTGTTGGAATCAAAACAAAACACACCACACTTGTATTTATCATCAG ATGTTACTTTGGATCCTCTTCTCTCCCTTAGAAAAGATCTTAAAG AGCAGTATGATGTTAAAGTTTCGGTGAATGACATTATTATCAAAGTTGTAGCAGCTGCTCTCAGAAATGTCCCAGAAGCAAATG CATACTGGGATGCTGAAAAGGGTGAAGTTGTTTTATGTGATTCTGTTGACATATCTATAGCGGTTGCCACTGAGAAG GGCTTGATGACTCCAATAATAAGAAATGCTGATCATAAGACAATATCTGCCATCTCGTCTGAG GTCAAGGAACTAGCAGCAAAGGCACGTGATGGCAAGTTGAAGCCACAAGAATTCCAAGGGGGTACTTTTAG CATTTCAAACTTAGGAATGTATCCTGTGGATAAATTCTGTGCTATTATAAACCCCCCACAG GCTTGCATTCTTGCTGTAGGGAGGGGCAACAAAGTTGTGGAACCAATAATTGGATCTGATG GAATTGAGAAGCCAGCAGTCGTCAATAAGTTGAACTTAACATTATCGGCTGATCATCGTGTTTTCGATGGCAAAGTTGGAG GTGCATTTCTCTCTGCTTTGAAATCAAACTTCAGTGATATAAGAAGGCTTCTTTTATAA
- the LOC107617291 gene encoding dihydrolipoyllysine-residue acetyltransferase component 1 of pyruvate dehydrogenase complex, mitochondrial isoform X2, producing MSIKGCPIHFWCKCQICTSLVDHTFFQLIKLTKLTSLSRLTGVCDNSLKPKWFGIRYFSSADSSHIVIGMPALSPTMTQGNIAKWRKKEGDKIEVGDILCEIETDKATLEFESLEEGFLAKILVPDGSKDVPVGQPIAITVEDQDDIKNVPASVGSGTEVKEKKPIHQDDSDEERKSEPTSTHINASELPPHILLEMPALSPTMNQGNIAKWRKKEGDKIEVGDILCEIETDKATLEYESMEEGYLAKILAPEGSKEVAVGQPIAITVEDAGDIEAVKNSSGSRSASKNEQTTKHDTKTEVKPQKTSSKRISPAAKLLISEYGLDASTINASGPHGTLLKGDVLSAIKSGKLTPKPYSAKEKASPSQSHQQSAASPESKSASASKQSDAYEDLPNSQIRKVIAKRLLESKQNTPHLYLSSDVTLDPLLSLRKDLKEQYDVKVSVNDIIIKVVAAALRNVPEANAYWDAEKGEVVLCDSVDISIAVATEKGLMTPIIRNADHKTISAISSEVKELAAKARDGKLKPQEFQGGTFSISNLGMYPVDKFCAIINPPQACILAVGRGNKVVEPIIGSDGIEKPAVVNKLNLTLSADHRVFDGKVGGAFLSALKSNFSDIRRLLL from the exons ATGAGCATCAAAG GTTGTCCAATCCATTTCTGGTGCAAGTGTCAGATTTGTACTTCTCTGGTTGACCATACATTCTTCCAGCTTATCAAACTTACAAA GCTTACATCTTTGTCTAGGCTTACAGGAGTCTGTGATAATTCTTTAAAGCCAAAG TGGTTTGGTATCAGATACTTCTCATCTGCAG ACTCATCACACATAGTCATTGGGATGCCTGCTTTATCTCCTACAATG ACCCAAGGTAACATTGCAAAatggagaaagaaagaaggagataaG ATAGAAGTTGGTGATATACTATGTGAAATTGAAACCGACAAGGCTACACTTGAATTTGAAAGTCTTGAAGAGGG ATTTCTTGCTAAGATATTGGTACCTGATGGTTCAAAGGATGTGCCAGTTGGACAACCAATTGCAATAACA GTTGAGGATCAAGATGATATTAAAAATGTCCCTGCTTCTGTGGGAAGTGGGACTGAGGTTAAAGAGAAGAAACCAATACATCAGGATGACTCGGATGAGGAAAGGAAATCAGAACCAACATCCACTCACATTAATGCATCAGAACTTCCACCTCATATCCTTCTTGAAATGCCGGCTTTGTCCCCAACAATG AACCAAGGGAACATTGCTAAATGGAGGAAAAAAGAAGGCGACAAG ATTGAAGTGGGTGACATATTATGTGAGATAGAGACAGACAAAGCTACCCTTGAATATGAAAGTATGGAGGAAGG ATACTTGGCTAAGATACTTGCACCAGAAGGTTCAAAAGAAGTGGCAGTTGGACAACCTATTGCAATAACA GTTGAAGATGCAGGTGATATTGAAGCTGTAAAGAATTCTAGTGGTAGCAGATCTGCAAGCAAAAATGAGCAGACCACCAAACATGATACTAAAACTGAGGTGAAACCACAGAAAACTAGTTCAAAAAGAATTAGCCCAGCTGCAAAGTTGCTAATTTCGGAATATGGATTGGATGCATCGACAATAAATGCCTCTGGTCCACATGGCACTTTACTGAAAGGGGATGTTCTGTCTGCAATTAAATCAGGAAAATTGACTCCAAAACCTTATTCAGCTAAAGAGAAGGCATCACCATCTCAAAGTCATCAACAATCTGCAGCATCACCAGAGTCAAAGTCTGCTTCTGCCTCAAAGCAGTCAGATGCATATGAAGATCTTCCCAATAGTCAAATTCGCAAG GTTATTGCAAAGAGGTTGTTGGAATCAAAACAAAACACACCACACTTGTATTTATCATCAG ATGTTACTTTGGATCCTCTTCTCTCCCTTAGAAAAGATCTTAAAG AGCAGTATGATGTTAAAGTTTCGGTGAATGACATTATTATCAAAGTTGTAGCAGCTGCTCTCAGAAATGTCCCAGAAGCAAATG CATACTGGGATGCTGAAAAGGGTGAAGTTGTTTTATGTGATTCTGTTGACATATCTATAGCGGTTGCCACTGAGAAG GGCTTGATGACTCCAATAATAAGAAATGCTGATCATAAGACAATATCTGCCATCTCGTCTGAG GTCAAGGAACTAGCAGCAAAGGCACGTGATGGCAAGTTGAAGCCACAAGAATTCCAAGGGGGTACTTTTAG CATTTCAAACTTAGGAATGTATCCTGTGGATAAATTCTGTGCTATTATAAACCCCCCACAG GCTTGCATTCTTGCTGTAGGGAGGGGCAACAAAGTTGTGGAACCAATAATTGGATCTGATG GAATTGAGAAGCCAGCAGTCGTCAATAAGTTGAACTTAACATTATCGGCTGATCATCGTGTTTTCGATGGCAAAGTTGGAG GTGCATTTCTCTCTGCTTTGAAATCAAACTTCAGTGATATAAGAAGGCTTCTTTTATAA